The Comamonas piscis region TGCCGATTACCAACGGGCGTTTGAGGCCGCCGAAGCCCTGCTGCTGGATGCCGAGCTGGACATCCGAGGGGAACGCGCCGATGGCCGTCCCTGCGCTTATGGCGGCCTGCCGCGCGGTGCTGCAGCCGGCGTCTGCCGCAGCGGTGGCGCTACCAAGCTGCCACTGGAGAACGCCGATGTGCCGGCCTTTTTGGCGGCGCTCAGCGCCCAGCCGCAGCGCTGCATCGATGCGCTTTGTGCCAAGCGTGTGGGTCGCCAGGATATCTGGAACGCGCCAGCAGCTGGCACTGCGCCTCGGCGCCCCGGCGAGCAAGACCTGTTTGCGCTGATGCGGGGCGGCAGCGGTGCGCGCTATGGCCAGTACACCGGTGCGCAACTGGGCGATGCGGCCCAACCCGCCCACCCCATCCTGGCCGACCGCGCCGAGGCTGAAGCGGGCGGCTGGTACTGGATCGAGGTCATTCCCTATATCGACAGCAAGCCCGGCTTGATCAGCAATGCGCCAAGCCATCAGCTGGAGCTGGTGGGTCTGCTGCCGCATGTGGTGTACCGCATCACCGCAGTGGCCTTTGGCAGAAAGCCGGACACCTTGGTGGTGGTGGAGCAGAGCTACGCCCGCCCCCGGCGTAAAGACTGAGAGGCAGACATGAATGGAAAAAGAACAGGCATGGTTTCACGCCACCACCCCCCAACAGCTGGCCAGATGGCCCTGGCCTGCATCGCTCTGCTGCCCGCTGCCGCCTGGCCCCTGGAGCTGGCCACCGAGCCTACCGGCGGTGCCCGCACGGTGGTAACGCCCAATGTTATCGTCTCCGTTGATGACTCGGCAGCGATGCAGCGCCGCATGGGCAGCACCGAGCCCGGTTTGGCCCGCATCACCGCGCCGGATGGCGATGGCAGCTGGGATGCGCGGGCGCAGCGCATGGCCGTGCTGCGCCATACGCTGAAGGCCGTATTGGGCGACGGACAGCAACTGCCCGATGGTGCGATCCGCCTGGCCTGGCAAGCGATGTGGAACCATGGCGCCGCACCCGGCGGCGGGCAGGGTGGGATGGTGCAAGGCCAGCGTCGCAGGCCCGGGGCCAGCACGGTGAATAGCCCGCGCCTGGCGAGCAACGGCATGCAGGCCCTGCAAGGCCGCCACCGCCAGCAATTTCTGGCCTTTGCCGACTCGCTCAGCACCGGCCACAGCAGTGATCTGCACCATTTGTTCGACCAGGCCGATGCTTACCTGCGCCGGCCCCTGAGTCCGCAAGGGCCCTGGTCCAGCCAACCGGGTGCGGCCACTGCGGCCAGCAGTAGCTACTTGGGTTGCCGCCGCAACTACCACATTGTGCTGGCCGGCAGCCGCTGGGATGGCCCAGCAACGGGTGGTGCGCAAGACGACCACACACGCGGCAAAACCTTGCCCGATGGCCAGGTCTACGGCGGTGGCAGCGCCGCGCAAAGGGCCGCCACCGCGCTCTACAGCGATACGGTGTCCAGTACCCTGGCCGACTGGGCTTTTCGCAGCTGGGCCGATCCTTTGCAGCGTGCAGGCCTGATCGGCAGTCTGGCGCCTGAAGCGGACTACCGCCATGCACCGCCCCGCGAGCGTTTTGCAGATGGCCTCGGCCAGTCTGCCGTGCTGGAGCGCTACTGGAACCCCCGCTACAACCCTGCCAGCTGGCCGCATCTGCAAACCTATACGGTAGGCATTGGGCGGGATGCCAGCACCTGGCCCGGGGCGGCACAGATCCTGGCACCTACGCAGCAACTGCCATTCGGTTATGACGGCAGCTTTGCAGCGCTGGCCAAAGGGGATGCCGTTTGGCCCGATATGCAGGCGCAAGGCGAGGGCGTGCGTGCGCTGGACCTGTGGCATGCGGCGATCAATGGGCGGGGTCGCTTCTATGCCGCGACAGATGCTAGCGATGTGGCGGCGGCACTGCGCAGTATCTTGGCCGATATACAGGCCCAGCATGCAGGCGGCACGCTGGGCGCAGCCAAAGCCAGCACCGGTGCCGCCAGCGCCAGCCAGGCCATTGCGCAGGATGCCTTGCTGTTTACCGCCAGCTACGACCCGGGCCGGGCCTGGTCGGGCGCAATCCAGGCCCAGGCCATGGGCAGCGATGGCCGCTTGCAGCCTGCGCCGGGATGGGGTGGGCAAACCACAGCGGACAAGCTCGATGCCATAGCCTGGCAGCAGCGCCTGGTGCTCAGCTGGGGCGATGCGCAGCAGCGCGGGGTGCCCTTTCGCTGGGCTGCAGATGAGAGTTATTTGAGCGCGGCGCACAAGCAGGCCCTGCAAGGACATACCGATGGGGACCAGGGCAAGGTGGGTGCTGCGCAGCGCCTTGATTACCTGCGCGGCGAGCGCCGCCATGAAGCACAGCATGGCGGCAGCCTGCGCAACCGGCAGTCACGCCAGGGCGATATTGTTCACTCGCAGATCTGGTACCTGGGCAAGCCTTCTGCACGCTACAGCGATGCAGGCTATATCGACTTTGTGCTGCGCCACCAAAACCGCTTGCCGATGCTCTATGTCGGCGGCAATGCCGGCATGCTGCACGGCTTTTCTGCGCTGACCGGCGAAGAGAAAATAGCCTATGTGCCCCGGGGCGTGATCCCCAGTCTGCGTGCGTTGACCAGCACGGCCTATGATGCCCAGCATCGCTATTTTGTCGATGGCTCTCCGCTGGCAGGTGATGCCAACCTGGGCAGCGCCAGCAATCCGCACTGGCGCAGCTTGCTGGCGGGCACCTTGGGTGCCGGTGGCAAGGGCTATTTTGTGCTGGATGTGACCGAGCCCGAGACGATGTTTGCCGAGGCGCAGGCAGCAGAGCTGGTGCTGATGGACCGCAGCTGGCATGCGCAGGAATCCGCACCCCGCTGCGATGCCGAGTCGGGCCTGGCCCAGCAAGCCTGCGTGCGCCTGGCCGACGCCTTTGCCGATATTGGCCATATCACCGCCAGCCCCGCCAGAGACGATATCGACCCGCAGCGCAGCACGCAGATCGCCCAGCTCAACAACGGCCGCTGGGCGCTGGTGCTGGGCAATGGCTACAACAGCGCCAATGGGCGGCCGGTGCTGCTGATCCAGTACCTGGATGGCGCGCAAGAGCTGCTGCGCCTGGTGGCGAACGGCGCAAGCGCAGCACAGGACAAC contains the following coding sequences:
- a CDS encoding pilus assembly PilX family protein; the encoded protein is MSIAARLHHRGGLPRTRGAALLTVLVFSMLSILLALWAARTAWYGERVVGNDADYQRAFEAAEALLLDAELDIRGERADGRPCAYGGLPRGAAAGVCRSGGATKLPLENADVPAFLAALSAQPQRCIDALCAKRVGRQDIWNAPAAGTAPRRPGEQDLFALMRGGSGARYGQYTGAQLGDAAQPAHPILADRAEAEAGGWYWIEVIPYIDSKPGLISNAPSHQLELVGLLPHVVYRITAVAFGRKPDTLVVVEQSYARPRRKD
- a CDS encoding pilus assembly protein → MVSRHHPPTAGQMALACIALLPAAAWPLELATEPTGGARTVVTPNVIVSVDDSAAMQRRMGSTEPGLARITAPDGDGSWDARAQRMAVLRHTLKAVLGDGQQLPDGAIRLAWQAMWNHGAAPGGGQGGMVQGQRRRPGASTVNSPRLASNGMQALQGRHRQQFLAFADSLSTGHSSDLHHLFDQADAYLRRPLSPQGPWSSQPGAATAASSSYLGCRRNYHIVLAGSRWDGPATGGAQDDHTRGKTLPDGQVYGGGSAAQRAATALYSDTVSSTLADWAFRSWADPLQRAGLIGSLAPEADYRHAPPRERFADGLGQSAVLERYWNPRYNPASWPHLQTYTVGIGRDASTWPGAAQILAPTQQLPFGYDGSFAALAKGDAVWPDMQAQGEGVRALDLWHAAINGRGRFYAATDASDVAAALRSILADIQAQHAGGTLGAAKASTGAASASQAIAQDALLFTASYDPGRAWSGAIQAQAMGSDGRLQPAPGWGGQTTADKLDAIAWQQRLVLSWGDAQQRGVPFRWAADESYLSAAHKQALQGHTDGDQGKVGAAQRLDYLRGERRHEAQHGGSLRNRQSRQGDIVHSQIWYLGKPSARYSDAGYIDFVLRHQNRLPMLYVGGNAGMLHGFSALTGEEKIAYVPRGVIPSLRALTSTAYDAQHRYFVDGSPLAGDANLGSASNPHWRSLLAGTLGAGGKGYFVLDVTEPETMFAEAQAAELVLMDRSWHAQESAPRCDAESGLAQQACVRLADAFADIGHITASPARDDIDPQRSTQIAQLNNGRWALVLGNGYNSANGRPVLLIQYLDGAQELLRLVANGASAAQDNGLSAARLVDINGDGRPDVVYAGDNQGNLWKFLISADNDQAWGVAQWGALAATTSNHATAGVPLYQARGGQRSNPAQRSQPQPISTAPLVRSNDRLRSLQQAGAQRQVPVGGLMVAFGTGRNITRQDPQDDRVQSLYAVLDNSRYKRVGERGERVEVCASAADAECQSALGSDADLPTPVAQSQLLQRRVNPQALPARSSDSRRFWTMDESEGADALDWNQHRGWYLDLPEAGERLLQPLGFYSGSNLLAVISEVPVHARDGVPGQERCEPVEGAAARQYFSLLNIIDGLRPRLQLLDADGDALYDGQSDGQASRMSLGAGPHAMLRVRDDEGQQRIRIDGEALRDLPEVPIRPSWRHAR